Part of the Triticum urartu cultivar G1812 chromosome 2, Tu2.1, whole genome shotgun sequence genome, tttacctccatcaagagggcccgaacctgggtaaaacttcgtgtcccctgcctcctgttaccatccggcctagacgcacagttcgggaccccctacctgagatctggcggttttgacaccgacagtgcgccataagtaacttattattattatttttgttgcatctaataattttttagaaaatgcatatgaatatgaaacagtaataaagttttataaaaacagtaataatttttttaaaaatatcatcaaatttgttatttgaaaatatcatcaaatttgttatttgaaaatataatcaaatttgtttttttttggatttttagttgcattcatttgtgacagtggagcgggggaggatgcggggggtcgtcggcggcggtggagcgggggagggtgcggggtgtcggcggcggtggcggtggagcgaaggagggtgcggtgggtcctcggcggcggtggagcgggggagggtgcggtgggtcgtcggcttgaggtgcgccattattagttttgcaaaacaaattatagtagtggcgcactgggtggcaggtgcgccattactagttaaactattaattttttttgcggggaaaTTTGGGCAGCTTTATTCAACATCAACCGCCCCAGCATCATCCGCCAGGAGGCTAGTTACAAGAAAACTCGGAATAACGTCTAACCAGCAATCTGTAACCTCCAAAGTGCTAGCCTGCTTGGCACAAAGGTGGGCAGAAAAGTTTGCTGATCTACATACATGTTGaacaaggaaagaagaaaaacTACAAGCATGCTCCCCAATCTCGAACAAGATAGGCGCCACCACTGCTCGATGAGCCTGACGCGAGTTCCAGAGATCAACTATCTCCATACAGTCTGTCTCAATGACAACTTTATCGTAGCCTCGAAGCTTTGCAAAGATAACTCCATCACGAACTGCAAGTGCTTCAGCTACGAGAGGGTCTGTAATACCTGAATACGGTTTACACCGGGCAGCTCTCAGGGCCGTGGGAGATCTAGCCACGCCTCCAACTCCACCTCGCCGCGCTTCCATAGCAATGCTTCCGTCAGTGTTGATTTTTATCCACCCATCATCAGGTGGACGCCAGCCATGCCCTGGAAggaaaaaatatatatatatatatatatatatatatatatatatatatatatatatatttatatatatatatttgttactagtggcgcaccgtgggtcTGGTGCGCCATAGTGTCTACaacactaatggtgcaccaactcatggtgcgccattactatatagtaatggcgcaccacatatctggtgtgccattagtggccatatcatctatagcccttttcctagtagtgatatATAAAATAAGTGTGGCTAGATTTCAGTCGACTGAAATTTAATTAAGTCTGAGTCAAATGCCATAACATGAAAGAAAGAAAATAGAAAAACTAGAAAAAAATTGCACGAATCTTCATGTAAGATGTTACTAAAATAGCATTGAGATTTAACAATCCCGATATAAAATACTGTAATATATAACGAACTGATCGACCTGACATGCATGTACATATGTAGGGCACCGTCTCCTATTACTTCGTCCGTTGACACTTTCGCCAAAGTGTGCCGACCTCTTCGCTGGAGAGTGGAGAGACCACGGTTTTTTGCGGTATCTTCATGTGCTTTATTCGGGGCACATTTTTTTGCATGCATGCATTATCGACCGGGTGGGCGCGAAGGTTGTTACAGTTTAGTTACGGAGTATTCCCTCCACTATTTTAATATTCTAAACatttttatattagtttacagagggagtactatgcAATGCTAGTAACATGGCATGTCCTTTAACAACTTTGTTTGATTTGACGCGGGAGCGCGAGGAGGCGGTTAGCCGACGATCACACCTATGACAATGAATGATGATCACCctaaaaaaaaacaaaaaaaaaacaatGAATGATGATCGAAATTGACGAGCCATAATCGGTGGCGGTGCTTACGTACGTGTCACTGGCCTGGATTCCACCACTTGACCTTTGCTTTGCTGATGGATTTAATCAGCAGTTCCATCATCAGTGCTCCCTTTTCTTGCGAATCTCATCAGTGTTCCTTTAACGCACCTCATGAAGCCGCAAATGTACGTTAGCACGAGAAATTATGGCAGATTCTTTCCATGTGCTGCCCTAATAATTGTAACGGCCTTCGCGCCCACCCGGTCgatcatgcatgcatgcaaaAAGATGTGCCCCATGCATCAACAGGCAGGGCCACAGCAGCTGGACGGCACCACTATAAAACCGCGATATCTCCCGTGCTTCTTCTCACCACACACCATACAAGGCACTCCACTTTGTATGCACATTTGATTCCAAGAAGCTCTAGTCCATAGCATCCACCATGGCACGGCGTTTTCTGGATGTGCTCGCCGTGGCCCTGGCGCTCTTGCAGGCCGCCTCGGCCAAGTCCTGGCTGGACAAGAGGTTCAACACGGACGGCACCGTCCGGACGGGGTACGACGCCTCGGGCCAGGAGGTGGTGATGCTCAATCTCAACCAGCAATCCGGCGCCGCCGGCTTCAACTCCAAGGAGCAGTTTCTCTACGGTGAGTTCAGCATCCAGATGAAGCTCATCCCGGGAAACTCCGCCGGCACCGTGTCCTGCTTCTACGTAAGTCGACCAGCTTAATTAATTTCGTTAAGGACCAACATTAAACTCGCCCTATCGATCTTTATATTTTTAGCTGATCCTGCGTTGCTGTTAATTGCAGCTTTCTTCCGGTGACGACGAGTGGCGCGACGAGATCGACATGGAGTTCATGGGCAACTCGACGGGCCACCCGGTTGTACTCAACACCAACGTGTGGGCCAACGGCGATGGCAAGAAGGAGCACCAATTCGACCTCTGGTTCGACCCCGCCGCCGACTACCACACCTACACGATCATCTGGAACCCGGAGAACATCCTCTTCAAGGTGGACAACCTCTTCATCCGGTCCTTCAAGCGCTTCGCCGGCCTCCCCTACCCTAGCTCCAGGCCCATGAGGCTGCACGCCACGCTGTGGGACGGCAGCTACTGGGCGACCGAGAAGGGCAAGATCCCGATCAACTGGTCCAACGCGCCCTTCGTCGTCTCCTACCGCAACTTCTACGCCAACGCCTGCGTCAGCGGCGGCGCGTGCCATGCCGGCAGCAGCAGGTGGATGAAGAAGCAGCTCGACGGCGCCGAGTGGGGCACCGTCAAGTGGGCGGAGCGTAGTTACATGCGCTACAACTACTGCGAGGATGGGTACAGGTTCCCGCAGGGGCTCCCCGCAGAGTGCAGCCGCTACTGATCCCCGCCGGGCATCCATTGTTGATATGGATATCTTTTTCTTGGATACAGTACATGATTCTGGTTCTTCTTTGTGAATTTGTGATTAAAGGGCAGCCCTGCAGCAATGTGTGGGCGATTGTTTGTACACCTAGTTTTTTTTTCCTGAAGAAAGATGCATGTAATTTTTATCGTGCCTTTGGTTACAGCAATATATACTCCATCCGTTTCAAAATATAGTGTGTTCTCGGTTTTCGCACTTCAactttgatcataaatttaagcaacgagaccgactgcggcgggaacaaaaattatataattgaaaacttcttttgaATATGAATTCACTGTTATAATTTTTGCTCCGCCGCAGTCGGTCTCGTTGGTTCGTTTTATGATCAAAGTTGAACCTCGAAAAGCATGGGCACGCTATattttgaaatggagggagtagtacttTAATTTTATGAGCTATGATCGAGAATTTTATTATGGTGTCACTGAGCAAAAAACCCAATGTTCTAAATAGCGGGCTATGCCATTTAGTCGGCTCAGTCAGAAGCTATGAAAAGCTATAGCGAAGCTAAGCCCCATTTAGTGTTTTTCTTAAATCATGAAAAATTGAAAACATAAGTATACAATTAGGCATCGTATATGATATATCGCATATAATTGACATATACACATGTTCTAACATCAAAATCCAAGCACCAATCAAGTCTCCTAATTCAATAAGCAAACCTTGCATCAATGCATCATATATATCAGAAACAAAAACAAAGAATAAGGCTCAAGGATGGTTTTGTATAGCAGCTTAGCGGGCTAAATGACTCCAAATTTAACGCTATAGCGGGCTATTAGCGTTATTTTTAATTTAGTGTTAAAAGTGCATAGCTTTAGCGGGTGAGCTCTCCAAAGAATGCCATATTAACTCCCATTTACAAACTTATAACATTGGTGGTAGGATGGACGGCACCAAGGAaccagggccggccctggggcATGGGCAGGGGGGTGACGGCCCAGGGCCCAGCCCAGGGAGGGGCCCATGATGTAGTGCACATATATAATATAGCCAAGCAAAAATAGGTGAGAAAAAAATTTATGAGAGAAGAAAAACGAGATGAGGTAGGCCCATCAGATAGCAGGTAGCGATTAGCGAAGCATCACGCACGCCGCACGGCAGGGCCGCTCGTTTCGATTGTGAAACAAATCAATCAAAGATCTTGCGGACGCCTCGCTCGTCTGTTCGTCCACTCGTCGCTGTGGTCGCCTCGGTCACCGCTGTGCGCGTCGCCCGCCGTGCGGCAATCCAGCAGCCGCAGCCCGTAGCAGTATGTATACGTATGTATGTGAGCAGTGAGTGCAGCCCACAGCAGTATGTATACGTATCCATGCATAATTCTCTGTACCATGTTCCTGATCCATCCCTGCAAACCCCAATTTTagtaatttattttattttttagaaCGTATTCAACTATTCATCCATGATCCATCCTCTAATTTCAGTGTACACGAAGTTCCAAATTTTAATGTATAGTTTTCGAATTCAATCTTTCATAGTATGTATTTAACCATCCTTTTTTTGTCATTCTATGCACATGTCTAGGGTTCCAATCATTCAAATCATCCGATGTATAAATTTCTAATTCCTTGAATAATTTTTTCTTCATAATATTAGGACATTAGCCCGCCATGTTGCCTAAGAAGCATTTGTCAGTTGCTCAAACAAGGAGAAAAAAGATAGAAAGGGATCTGAAGATTCAACAACTGAAGGGTACTTAAGTATTATTGTTGTCGATGGAGTCAGTTGAATTTGGTTCTTATTTGAGGTAATCATATCATGTTACTTTCAATTTTCTATCTTTTTAGTATTTCTGTCATAATATGGCATTGTCCAACAATTATTATGTTTAAGTTTATGTACCACGCACGCGCATACATATATATGATCTTAGGACATAGGGGCACATGGCATCGACATCGAGTTCGCCTAGGGCCTCCCGAAACACAGGGTCGGCCCTGCAAGGAACTCCTGTGTATTTTCCGTGGTGGACGAGGATTTGGAGCTCTTTGGTACCCGTCAACCCTATATGAATATTAAATTCAAAAAATACAAGGGAAAATAAAAAAACCAGGAAAAAAATATATACCAAGAAATGGCATTCATGGTATTTGCAGTAAACAAGACAATTTTTTATTATATGAAAAACATAATTTGAATGAATCGTAGGTCAGACTATATTTTCTTCGCCAAGAATTTCCGTGGATGTCATTCATGAAACTTCATACGTGAGTAGAATGATCGACCATAATTGATACCCTGGAATTCCAGCTTTCTTAATCTTTCCTGCTATTTTTTTAATTTAAATATTTAATATTTATATATGTTTCACCGGCATCTAGGAGCTTCTGTGTATTTTCCGCGGTAGGGCACCATATTATAACTATAGAATTTTATGCGCTTTTTATTCTCAAGCATTCACACTACTTTTGTAGAAAAATATAATCTTAAATGTTCAAAGAAAAATTCGGGTATGGGACGGCCCAACACAGTACTACCGTAGAATGCAATGCATGTGCTGCGCGGCAAAAGCATGTTCGGTCGGTCAGTACTGATATATGGACACGTACGTTTGCTTGTCCAAGAAGACAAGAGCGCATGTATGATGCATCTTTATACCCGACCGTGGCAGCCACAATAATTCATTGCATTAGGCCCGCGGGCATATATCTAGCTATCCTTCTTCGGGCACCGCGAATTGTCTGGTCAGTCTACATATATGCTTTTGTGCTGTCCTCCAATGATAATATCGGTTGGTGTTGTTGATACACTATAGTATAACGAACTAGTC contains:
- the LOC125537800 gene encoding xyloglucan endotransglycosylase/hydrolase protein 8-like — protein: MARRFLDVLAVALALLQAASAKSWLDKRFNTDGTVRTGYDASGQEVVMLNLNQQSGAAGFNSKEQFLYGEFSIQMKLIPGNSAGTVSCFYLSSGDDEWRDEIDMEFMGNSTGHPVVLNTNVWANGDGKKEHQFDLWFDPAADYHTYTIIWNPENILFKVDNLFIRSFKRFAGLPYPSSRPMRLHATLWDGSYWATEKGKIPINWSNAPFVVSYRNFYANACVSGGACHAGSSRWMKKQLDGAEWGTVKWAERSYMRYNYCEDGYRFPQGLPAECSRY